The following coding sequences lie in one Desulforegula conservatrix Mb1Pa genomic window:
- the lon gene encoding endopeptidase La, giving the protein MSEQQVVQDNSGVEKLPDNLPILPLHEVVLFPKMVLPLAVQQVESVKLIDEAMAKDRIIGFVVAKDSGKVTFSPDDLYEVGTAAVIIKMAKTSDNKAQIMVQGISRFKIKDFSSVSPYFHARVEPIIEKDVHDKETEAMMANILELYEKFVKLSPSLPPEIGSLAKTIEEPGVLADMVTSTINSSIEEKQKVLEIQGVKKRLKKVTQLLNYQIEILEIGSKIQTQVKEDMNQKQREYFLRQQLKAIRDELGESDDTNTEVVEYRKKVTDANLPEEAQKEADRELGRLARMHPSSSEYTVATTYLDWLVNLPWNKSTEDNLDIERASKILEEDHFGLEKAKKRILEYLAVRKLKADSKGPIVCFVGPPGTGKTSLGRSIAKALGRKFVRMALGGVRDEAEIRGHRRTYVGALPGRIIQAIRRSESSNPVFILDEIDKLGNDFRGDPSSALLEVLDPEQNHSFVDHYLDVQFDLSKVMFITTANVLHTIPPALRDRMEVIELLGYTEDEKIKIANKYLIPRQRKENGLKGKDIKFTQGAIKQIISGYTRESGLRNLEREIANVCRGVASRIATGESGNILINAQAVSRYLGPQKIENEINTRITTPGVAIGLAWTPVGGDLLFIETTAMPGKGGLILTGQLGDVMKESVSAAMSFIKSHSKQIGTPPDFFDKHDIHIHVPAGAIPKDGPSAGVTMLTAITSLIKGRIIAKDLAMTGEITLRGQVLPVGGIKEKVLAAHRAGIKTLILPKWNEKDLEEIPKKVQKSIEFHFVEKMTDVLKLALERRETPEDRRKIPGEPPEGSERRTVEDRRKDEVPTL; this is encoded by the coding sequence ATGAGCGAACAACAAGTGGTGCAGGATAATAGTGGAGTCGAGAAGCTGCCCGATAATTTGCCTATATTGCCACTGCATGAAGTTGTCCTTTTTCCTAAAATGGTACTGCCCCTTGCGGTTCAGCAGGTTGAATCCGTTAAGCTTATTGACGAAGCAATGGCAAAGGACAGAATCATCGGTTTTGTGGTTGCCAAGGACTCAGGTAAAGTAACTTTTTCACCAGATGATTTATATGAGGTCGGAACTGCAGCTGTTATCATCAAAATGGCCAAAACCAGTGATAATAAAGCTCAGATAATGGTTCAGGGAATAAGCCGGTTTAAAATAAAGGATTTTTCATCTGTTTCTCCTTATTTTCACGCAAGGGTTGAACCCATAATTGAAAAGGATGTTCACGACAAGGAAACCGAAGCCATGATGGCCAACATCCTTGAGCTTTATGAAAAATTCGTGAAGCTGTCTCCGTCTCTTCCACCTGAAATAGGATCTCTTGCAAAAACAATCGAAGAGCCTGGTGTTCTTGCTGATATGGTGACGTCAACCATAAATTCCTCGATAGAAGAAAAGCAGAAGGTTCTTGAAATCCAGGGTGTAAAGAAAAGACTTAAAAAAGTAACCCAGCTTCTGAACTATCAGATTGAGATCCTTGAGATTGGCAGCAAGATCCAGACCCAGGTCAAGGAAGACATGAACCAGAAGCAGCGGGAGTATTTTCTTAGACAGCAGCTTAAGGCTATCAGGGATGAGCTTGGTGAATCAGATGATACAAATACCGAAGTTGTCGAATACAGGAAGAAAGTAACAGACGCTAATCTTCCTGAAGAAGCCCAGAAAGAGGCAGACAGGGAGCTTGGCCGTCTTGCTCGCATGCATCCTTCTTCTTCTGAATATACTGTCGCCACGACCTATCTTGACTGGCTTGTTAATCTCCCGTGGAATAAATCCACTGAAGATAACCTGGATATTGAAAGGGCAAGCAAGATTCTTGAGGAGGACCATTTCGGTCTTGAAAAAGCAAAAAAGAGAATTCTCGAATATCTTGCGGTGCGCAAGCTCAAGGCAGACTCCAAAGGCCCGATAGTTTGCTTTGTTGGGCCTCCTGGAACAGGTAAAACATCTCTTGGAAGATCAATAGCCAAGGCCCTTGGCCGTAAATTCGTACGCATGGCTCTGGGCGGTGTTCGTGACGAGGCAGAAATAAGAGGTCACAGACGGACATATGTTGGAGCTCTTCCTGGCCGTATTATTCAGGCCATTAGAAGATCTGAGAGCAGCAATCCTGTCTTTATTCTTGATGAGATTGATAAGCTCGGAAACGATTTCAGAGGCGATCCGTCTTCGGCTCTTCTTGAAGTTCTTGATCCTGAGCAGAATCATTCCTTTGTCGACCATTACCTTGATGTTCAGTTTGACTTAAGCAAGGTGATGTTCATTACAACTGCGAATGTTCTTCATACAATTCCGCCTGCGCTTCGGGATCGTATGGAAGTAATCGAGCTTCTCGGCTACACAGAAGATGAAAAGATAAAGATTGCAAATAAATATCTTATCCCAAGGCAGAGAAAAGAGAATGGTCTTAAGGGCAAGGATATAAAGTTCACCCAGGGTGCCATAAAGCAGATAATTTCCGGCTATACCAGGGAGTCAGGCTTAAGAAACCTTGAAAGAGAGATTGCCAATGTCTGCCGAGGTGTTGCCAGTAGAATAGCTACGGGTGAAAGCGGAAATATCCTGATAAATGCCCAGGCTGTTTCCCGTTATCTTGGGCCCCAGAAAATAGAAAACGAGATAAATACAAGAATAACGACCCCAGGAGTGGCAATTGGTCTTGCCTGGACTCCTGTGGGAGGTGATCTGCTTTTCATTGAAACTACTGCCATGCCTGGAAAAGGCGGGCTTATTCTCACAGGTCAGCTTGGCGACGTAATGAAGGAATCTGTCAGTGCAGCAATGAGCTTTATAAAGTCACATTCAAAGCAGATTGGTACTCCTCCCGACTTTTTTGATAAACATGATATACATATTCATGTTCCGGCTGGGGCAATCCCAAAAGATGGGCCTTCTGCTGGTGTAACAATGCTTACAGCGATTACTTCGCTGATTAAAGGCAGGATTATTGCCAAGGATCTTGCGATGACAGGCGAGATTACTCTTAGGGGCCAGGTTCTTCCTGTTGGCGGAATAAAGGAAAAAGTTCTTGCTGCACACAGAGCTGGCATCAAAACCCTTATTCTTCCAAAATGGAATGAAAAAGATCTTGAAGAAATCCCTAAAAAGGTTCAGAAATCCATAGAGTTCCATTTTGTGGAAAAGATGACGGATGTTCTTAAGCTTGCCCTTGAAAGAAGAGAAACTCCGGAAGACCGTAGAAAGATTCCTGGAGAACCGCCTGAGGGTTCGGAGAGAAGGACAGTTGAAGACAGAAGAAAGGATGAAGTACCAACACTATAG
- a CDS encoding septal ring lytic transglycosylase RlpA family protein: MKTEERMKYQHYSPFGVIMLIMNNKSPAIASGLFRRLFSFSILFAVCAVIISGCAGTEPARKQKAYPSGKTPATQRPYQIDGIWYYPVPDAEGYREKGIASWYGPGFDGKKTSNGETYDMYAMTAAHKTLPMGTHLEVRNIDNGKKTVVRINDRGPFVRKRIIDLSYTAAKTIGISGLGNVEISSLGMDKPPPKGQGPIDFTRGNFSIQVGAFQNRANAERLKKNLSSKYENAHITEYDRGDIHFFRVRVGKYVNLKDAQNAEKNFMKTGFPDAMAVAE; this comes from the coding sequence TTGAAGACAGAAGAAAGGATGAAGTACCAACACTATAGCCCCTTTGGCGTGATAATGCTGATAATGAATAATAAAAGCCCTGCCATTGCGTCAGGGCTTTTTCGACGACTTTTTTCCTTCAGCATCTTGTTTGCCGTTTGCGCTGTTATAATTTCTGGCTGTGCCGGTACTGAGCCAGCCAGAAAGCAAAAAGCATATCCTTCAGGAAAAACGCCTGCCACACAGCGACCTTATCAGATAGACGGTATCTGGTATTATCCCGTTCCTGACGCAGAAGGTTACAGGGAAAAAGGCATTGCCTCGTGGTACGGCCCTGGTTTTGATGGCAAAAAGACTTCAAATGGCGAGACATACGATATGTATGCCATGACAGCCGCACATAAAACCCTGCCAATGGGAACACATCTCGAAGTAAGAAATATTGATAACGGCAAGAAGACAGTGGTAAGAATTAACGATCGTGGGCCGTTTGTCAGAAAAAGAATAATAGACCTTTCTTATACAGCCGCAAAAACAATTGGGATTTCAGGCCTTGGCAATGTGGAGATTTCTTCTCTGGGCATGGACAAGCCCCCTCCAAAAGGGCAGGGGCCTATAGATTTTACGCGGGGTAATTTTTCAATTCAGGTGGGAGCCTTCCAGAACAGGGCAAATGCCGAGCGCCTTAAGAAAAATCTGTCTTCAAAATATGAGAATGCCCATATCACCGAGTATGACAGGGGGGACATTCATTTTTTCAGGGTCAGGGTCGGTAAATATGTCAATCTGAAAGATGCCCAGAATGCGGAAAAAAACTTCATGAAAACTGGTTTCCCTGATGCAATGGCTGTTGCAGAGTAA